The Aquidulcibacter paucihalophilus genome has a window encoding:
- a CDS encoding histidine phosphatase family protein: MADAPAPSKAEPAPSRAALVSVRPGAIVLARHGEPALSRKCYLTSDQYRDWWAKYEVGGLRAGQTPPPELLATAEGAGAIYASTRPRAQETAAAIAAGREVMSDALFIEAPLPPPHFPSWFKLPPKYWGAVARFWWHVFNHHEGQETRREAEARSETAARALIARAESGQDVLVLAHGYFNHMVGRRLRADGWSLVHNQGFKYWSQRRYEKR, translated from the coding sequence ATGGCTGACGCCCCTGCGCCGTCGAAGGCAGAGCCCGCGCCGTCGCGCGCCGCCCTGGTCTCGGTGCGTCCGGGTGCCATCGTCCTGGCCCGTCACGGCGAGCCGGCCCTGTCACGCAAATGCTACCTGACCTCGGACCAGTACCGGGACTGGTGGGCCAAATATGAGGTCGGCGGCCTGCGCGCCGGCCAGACCCCGCCGCCCGAACTGCTGGCCACCGCCGAGGGCGCCGGGGCCATCTACGCCTCGACCCGTCCCCGCGCCCAGGAAACCGCCGCCGCCATCGCCGCCGGCCGCGAGGTCATGTCGGACGCCCTGTTCATCGAGGCGCCCCTGCCGCCGCCGCACTTCCCCAGCTGGTTCAAGCTGCCGCCCAAATACTGGGGCGCCGTCGCCCGTTTCTGGTGGCACGTTTTCAACCACCACGAGGGGCAGGAGACGCGGCGCGAGGCGGAGGCCCGCTCCGAGACCGCCGCCCGGGCCCTGATCGCCCGCGCCGAGAGCGGCCAGGACGTGCTGGTCCTCGCCCACGGCTATTTCAACCACATGGTCGGCCGCCGCCTGCGCGCCGACGGCTGGTCGCTGGTCCACAACCAGGGCTTCAAATACTGGTCCCAGCGCCGCTACGAGAAGCGCTGA
- a CDS encoding VWA domain-containing protein, producing the protein MLLPFFTALRDAKVPVSMKEWLHLMEAMDRDVAGRKVDDFYHLSRAVLVKDEKHYDRFDQVFGKVFAGIESLGAGEEPSLDVPEDWLKLLNEKYLTDEEKAQIEALGGFDKLMETLKQRLEEQQGRHEGGNKWVGTGGTSPFGHGGYNPEGVRIGGPGKHGRAVKVWEKREYRNLDDQVELGTRNIKVALRRLRRFARQGALDELDMDATIDGTARQGWLDIHMRAERRNTIKVLLFLDIGGSMDAHVKMCEELFSAAKTEFKHLEFFYFHNCLYEGVWKDNRRRHEQKIPTWEVLNKYPGDWRAIFVGDATMSPYEVTMPGGSVEHWNEEAGAVWMKRATQQWDKVAWLNPSPERYWSYSASVGMVRELVDERMYPLTLEGLEKAMRALAK; encoded by the coding sequence ATGCTCCTCCCCTTCTTCACCGCCCTGCGCGACGCCAAGGTTCCCGTGTCGATGAAGGAATGGCTCCATCTGATGGAGGCCATGGATCGCGATGTGGCCGGTCGGAAGGTCGATGACTTCTACCATCTGTCGCGCGCGGTGCTGGTCAAGGACGAGAAACACTACGACCGGTTCGACCAGGTGTTCGGCAAGGTGTTCGCCGGGATCGAGAGCCTCGGCGCGGGCGAGGAGCCCTCGCTGGACGTGCCCGAGGACTGGCTGAAGCTGCTCAACGAGAAATATCTGACCGACGAGGAGAAGGCGCAGATCGAGGCGCTGGGCGGGTTCGACAAGCTGATGGAGACGCTGAAACAGCGGCTCGAGGAACAGCAGGGTCGGCACGAGGGCGGTAACAAATGGGTCGGCACGGGGGGCACCAGCCCGTTCGGGCACGGCGGCTATAATCCCGAGGGCGTGCGCATCGGCGGGCCCGGCAAGCACGGCCGGGCGGTCAAGGTCTGGGAGAAGCGCGAATACCGGAACCTGGACGACCAGGTCGAACTGGGCACCCGCAACATCAAGGTCGCCCTGCGCCGCCTGCGCCGGTTCGCCCGGCAGGGCGCGCTCGACGAGCTGGACATGGACGCCACCATCGACGGCACGGCGCGTCAGGGCTGGCTGGACATCCACATGCGGGCGGAGCGGCGCAATACGATCAAGGTGCTGCTGTTCCTCGACATCGGCGGCTCGATGGATGCCCATGTGAAGATGTGCGAGGAGCTGTTCTCGGCCGCGAAGACCGAGTTCAAACACCTCGAATTCTTCTACTTCCATAACTGCCTCTACGAGGGCGTGTGGAAGGACAACCGGCGTCGGCACGAGCAGAAGATCCCGACCTGGGAGGTGCTGAACAAATACCCCGGCGACTGGCGCGCCATCTTCGTCGGCGACGCCACCATGAGCCCCTATGAGGTGACCATGCCGGGCGGCTCGGTCGAGCACTGGAACGAGGAGGCGGGGGCCGTCTGGATGAAGCGGGCCACGCAGCAGTGGGACAAGGTGGCGTGGCTGAACCCGTCGCCGGAACGCTACTGGAGCTATTCCGCCTCGGTCGGGATGGTGCGCGAACTCGTCGATGAGCGGATGTATCCGCTGACGCTGGAAGGGCTGGAGAAGGCGATGCGGGCGCTGGCCAAATAG
- a CDS encoding GNAT family N-acetyltransferase: MTNAVIRPAVDADAAALGVLGRQTFLDTFVEGFGIPYPADDLTAFLDESFSPETIRAKLKEPGAAWWVAERDGELLAFANTGPNTLPHPDGRASHAELRRLYVSKAAQGLGLGTKLLAVALDWMEANTDGPLWIGVWSGNLKAQKLYAAYGFEIAGEYQYPVGAWLDDEFILRRG, encoded by the coding sequence ATGACCAACGCCGTGATCCGCCCCGCCGTAGACGCCGACGCCGCCGCCCTGGGCGTGCTGGGACGGCAGACCTTCCTCGATACCTTCGTGGAGGGGTTCGGCATCCCCTATCCGGCCGACGATCTGACGGCCTTCCTCGACGAGAGTTTCAGCCCGGAGACGATCCGCGCGAAGCTGAAAGAGCCCGGCGCGGCCTGGTGGGTGGCCGAGCGGGACGGCGAGCTGCTGGCCTTCGCCAACACGGGGCCGAACACCCTGCCCCACCCGGATGGCCGAGCCAGCCATGCCGAGCTCCGCCGGCTCTATGTGTCGAAGGCGGCGCAGGGCCTGGGGCTGGGCACGAAGCTGCTGGCCGTGGCGCTGGACTGGATGGAGGCCAACACCGACGGGCCGCTGTGGATCGGGGTCTGGAGCGGGAACCTGAAGGCGCAGAAACTGTACGCGGCCTACGGGTTCGAGATCGCGGGCGAGTACCAGTATCCCGTCGGGGCCTGGCTGGATGACGAGTTCATCCTGCGGCGGGGGTAG
- a CDS encoding histidine kinase dimerization/phosphoacceptor domain -containing protein, translated as MTVSRTPEGDVIRLLYIDDDRGLSRLVEKELGRHGYAVTCALDGDAGLDTLVTRPGDFDVVALDHYMPGREGLDVLPEIIALPNPPPVVYVTGAQEGRIAVAALRAGAADYVIKDVSEDFTALLRNALEDALHRRRLQREHDASQEEVRIARDRAEAMLREVNHRVGNSLQLVSSFMSLQLRHLADEGARAALKESQARIEAVAHVHRRLYTSGDMSSVAMDEYLEGLIGELSQSLCPDKDGCTIHLEATPMRVTTDQAVSLGVVVTELVTNAVKYAYEPGKPGQIRVSLGRDPMGRAILTVEDDGPGMGDGAVRGTGLGGKIISAMASGLRSAVEIDKAHKGVRARLAFDL; from the coding sequence GTGACCGTCTCCCGGACGCCCGAAGGCGACGTTATTCGCCTGCTCTACATCGACGATGACCGCGGCCTCTCGCGGCTGGTCGAAAAGGAGCTGGGCCGGCACGGCTATGCCGTCACCTGCGCGCTGGACGGCGATGCCGGTCTCGACACCCTCGTGACCCGGCCTGGCGATTTCGACGTCGTGGCCCTCGACCACTACATGCCGGGCCGTGAAGGTCTGGACGTCCTGCCCGAGATCATCGCCCTGCCGAACCCCCCGCCGGTGGTCTATGTGACCGGGGCCCAGGAAGGCCGGATCGCCGTCGCCGCCCTGCGCGCGGGTGCCGCCGACTATGTCATCAAGGACGTGTCCGAGGACTTCACCGCCCTGCTGCGCAATGCCCTCGAGGACGCCCTGCATCGCCGCCGGCTGCAGCGCGAACACGACGCCTCCCAGGAAGAGGTCCGCATCGCCCGCGACCGCGCCGAGGCCATGCTGCGCGAGGTCAATCACCGGGTCGGAAACTCCCTGCAGCTGGTCTCCAGCTTCATGTCGCTGCAACTGCGCCATCTGGCCGATGAAGGCGCCCGCGCCGCGCTCAAGGAATCCCAGGCCCGGATCGAGGCCGTCGCCCATGTTCACCGCCGCCTCTACACCTCGGGCGACATGTCCTCGGTGGCCATGGACGAATATCTCGAGGGCCTGATCGGCGAACTGTCCCAGTCGCTCTGCCCCGACAAGGACGGCTGCACCATCCATCTCGAGGCGACGCCCATGCGGGTCACGACTGATCAGGCGGTGTCGCTCGGCGTGGTGGTCACCGAACTGGTCACCAACGCCGTCAAATACGCCTATGAGCCGGGCAAGCCGGGCCAGATTCGCGTCAGCCTGGGCCGGGACCCCATGGGACGCGCCATACTGACGGTCGAGGACGACGGCCCCGGCATGGGCGACGGCGCGGTCAGGGGCACCGGTCTGGGCGGCAAGATCATCTCCGCCATGGCCTCGGGCCTGCGGTCGGCGGTCGAGATCGACAAGGCGCACAAGGGCGTCCGCGCCCGCCTGGCGTTCGACCTCTGA
- a CDS encoding CHASE3 domain-containing protein, translating into MNLALRPTLLAFSRFVRTPTLGRRVAGLLALALVLMLVLNLSVFVLIQRTVSFNDTVEEAQQVRLVSREVLTRLVDAETGQRGFLLTTLPEYLSVHDEAIQRLPELLEELNALTLGDPDLAPRVERLSELSDQRLAFMKRSVALARMGRVDEGIALLRSGEGKRLMDAMRVEIAAIDEIQATRLQFRTRQSEWAGNITVTANALGAVMILVLAGVSAWLIRRYVLEIQGARDALDSLNAGLENQVRVRTFELTRANEEIQRFAYIVSHDLRAPLVNVMGYTAELEQAGRIIDKQMTAVETKAPKLVEQDALTAVRDDVPEAIGFIRASTEKMDRLINAILKLSREGRRNLVPEQLDMTAMVRNIADSVRHQTQASGSEIVVEPLPGLDSDRLSVEQIFGNLIDNAVKYLDAGRPGRIVVTGEAAPGGWIVYRIADNGRGISDRDHERIFELFRRAGRQDRPGEGLGLAFVRNSVRRLGGDISVESELGKGSTFILKFPTRLILPDAGEYP; encoded by the coding sequence ATGAACCTGGCTCTTCGACCCACGCTGTTGGCCTTCAGCCGCTTCGTCCGCACCCCGACGCTCGGACGGCGCGTGGCCGGCCTGCTGGCGCTGGCGCTCGTGCTCATGCTGGTGCTCAACCTCTCGGTCTTCGTCCTCATCCAACGCACGGTCTCGTTCAACGACACGGTCGAGGAGGCCCAGCAGGTCCGCCTGGTCTCGCGCGAGGTCCTGACCCGGCTCGTTGACGCCGAAACCGGCCAGCGCGGCTTCCTGCTCACGACCCTGCCGGAGTACCTCTCCGTCCACGACGAGGCGATCCAGCGGCTCCCCGAACTGTTGGAGGAGTTGAATGCCCTGACGCTTGGAGATCCCGACCTCGCGCCGAGGGTCGAACGCCTCTCGGAACTTTCAGACCAGCGCCTTGCCTTCATGAAACGCAGCGTTGCCCTCGCCCGGATGGGCCGCGTCGACGAGGGCATCGCCCTCCTGCGCAGCGGCGAGGGCAAGCGGCTCATGGACGCCATGCGGGTCGAAATCGCCGCGATCGACGAAATCCAGGCCACGCGCCTGCAGTTCCGCACCCGCCAGTCGGAATGGGCGGGCAATATCACGGTCACGGCCAACGCCCTCGGGGCGGTGATGATCCTGGTGCTCGCCGGTGTCAGCGCCTGGCTGATCCGTCGCTACGTCCTCGAGATCCAGGGCGCGCGGGACGCCCTCGACAGCCTCAATGCCGGTCTGGAGAACCAGGTTCGCGTCCGGACGTTCGAACTCACCCGGGCCAATGAGGAAATCCAGCGCTTTGCCTATATCGTCAGCCACGACCTGCGCGCGCCCCTGGTCAATGTCATGGGCTACACCGCCGAGCTGGAACAGGCCGGGCGGATCATCGACAAACAGATGACGGCCGTCGAGACCAAGGCCCCAAAACTGGTCGAACAGGACGCCCTCACCGCCGTGCGCGACGACGTGCCCGAGGCCATCGGCTTCATCCGGGCCTCTACCGAAAAGATGGACCGGCTGATCAACGCCATCCTCAAACTGTCGCGCGAGGGCCGGCGAAACCTGGTCCCCGAACAACTCGACATGACCGCCATGGTCCGGAACATCGCCGACAGCGTCCGTCACCAGACCCAGGCCTCAGGGTCCGAAATCGTGGTCGAGCCGTTGCCGGGGCTCGACAGCGACCGGCTCTCGGTCGAACAGATTTTCGGCAATCTGATCGACAACGCCGTCAAATACCTCGACGCTGGCCGCCCCGGCCGGATCGTCGTCACCGGAGAGGCGGCTCCGGGCGGCTGGATCGTCTACCGCATCGCCGACAACGGCCGCGGCATCTCCGACCGCGACCATGAGCGGATCTTCGAACTGTTCCGCCGCGCGGGCCGGCAGGACCGACCCGGCGAGGGGCTGGGACTGGCCTTTGTCCGGAACAGCGTTCGCCGCCTCGGCGGCGACATCAGCGTCGAGTCAGAGCTTGGCAAGGGCTCGACATTTATCCTGAAATTCCCCACACGCCTCATCCTGCCGGACGCCGGAGAGTACCCATGA
- a CDS encoding NUDIX domain-containing protein has translation MSAALQFGTARPGLDYRLRVTAFGLVVEDGRLACVRVDRGEGSYFDLPGGAVDGDETEEQAVVREFLEETGMTVRPLARIAHAAQYFHKSDGEPLNNIGGFWIAEQLALDPGARVEADHELVWLAPAEALTLLRHEAHAWAVATWLRRNA, from the coding sequence ATGTCGGCCGCCCTCCAGTTCGGCACCGCCCGGCCCGGCCTCGACTACCGCCTGCGCGTCACCGCCTTCGGTCTGGTCGTCGAGGACGGCCGACTTGCCTGCGTCCGCGTCGACCGCGGCGAAGGCAGCTATTTCGACCTGCCGGGCGGAGCCGTTGACGGGGACGAGACCGAGGAACAGGCCGTCGTCCGCGAGTTCCTCGAGGAGACCGGCATGACGGTGCGCCCGCTGGCCCGCATCGCCCACGCCGCCCAGTATTTCCACAAGTCCGACGGCGAGCCGCTCAACAACATCGGCGGCTTCTGGATCGCCGAACAGCTGGCGCTGGACCCCGGTGCCAGGGTCGAGGCCGATCACGAACTGGTCTGGCTCGCGCCGGCCGAGGCACTGACCCTGCTCCGCCACGAGGCCCATGCCTGGGCCGTGGCGACCTGGCTGCGGCGAAACGCCTAG
- a CDS encoding histone deacetylase family protein: MSVALFTHPDMLAHRPGVGHPESPERLQAVLDALDAARLGLDRRAATEAAVVDLERLHPADHVARLLAAAPESGFRQLDADTVLSPGSIRAARLAAGAVVDAVRAVVRGETARAFAAVRPPGHHAEPDQSMGFCLFSNVAVAARVAQAEGMARVAVIDFDVHHGNGTQAAFESDDSLFLGSIHQSPLYPGTGAASETGVGNIVNVPVPPHAAREAWRGAFAGGLMPALQSFNPDLILISAGFDAHRRDPLAHQSLEAEDFAWATRAVLEIARSCCGGKVVSSLEGGYDLEGLGRSAVAHVQALGEE, encoded by the coding sequence ATGAGCGTTGCCCTCTTCACCCACCCCGACATGCTGGCCCACCGCCCCGGTGTCGGCCACCCGGAAAGCCCCGAAAGGCTGCAGGCCGTGCTGGACGCGCTCGACGCCGCCCGCCTCGGGCTCGACCGTCGCGCCGCGACCGAGGCCGCCGTGGTCGACCTCGAACGCCTGCACCCCGCCGATCACGTCGCCCGCCTGCTCGCCGCTGCGCCCGAGAGCGGCTTCCGCCAGCTTGATGCCGACACCGTCCTGTCGCCGGGCAGCATCCGCGCCGCCCGTCTCGCCGCCGGGGCCGTGGTCGATGCCGTCCGCGCCGTGGTCCGCGGCGAGACGGCCCGGGCCTTCGCTGCCGTCCGCCCACCCGGCCACCATGCCGAGCCGGACCAGAGCATGGGCTTCTGCCTGTTCTCCAACGTCGCCGTCGCCGCCCGCGTGGCCCAGGCCGAGGGCATGGCCCGCGTCGCCGTCATCGATTTCGACGTCCACCACGGCAACGGCACCCAGGCCGCCTTTGAGTCCGACGACAGCCTGTTCCTCGGCTCCATCCATCAGTCGCCCCTCTATCCGGGCACGGGCGCGGCGTCCGAGACCGGCGTGGGCAATATCGTCAACGTCCCCGTCCCGCCCCACGCCGCCCGCGAGGCCTGGCGCGGTGCCTTCGCCGGCGGGCTGATGCCGGCGCTGCAGAGCTTCAATCCCGACCTGATCCTGATCTCCGCCGGCTTCGACGCCCATCGCCGCGATCCGCTCGCCCACCAGTCACTGGAGGCGGAGGATTTCGCCTGGGCGACCCGCGCCGTGCTCGAGATCGCGCGATCGTGCTGTGGCGGCAAGGTTGTGTCCTCGCTCGAGGGCGGTTACGACCTAGAAGGGCTGGGCCGTTCGGCCGTCGCCCACGTTCAGGCCTTGGGGGAGGAATAA
- a CDS encoding SRPBCC domain-containing protein, with the protein MRILVIVAVAALLSGGPAAAQSASQLHDTSSVEANGHRIIQLSLEIPAPPSEVWTALTTSEGWRRLGVSFASVDFRTGGIIETGYAADAVAGAAGNIRNQITAYVPGRMLAIRNVQAPPGFPHAVEFGETATVMELEPADGGRTRITLTATGFAPEPAFDTLYGFFLQGNGMTLEALRNSFAAD; encoded by the coding sequence ATGCGCATTCTGGTTATCGTCGCCGTCGCGGCCTTGCTGTCGGGGGGACCCGCAGCGGCCCAGTCAGCAAGTCAGCTTCACGACACCTCGAGCGTCGAGGCCAACGGCCACCGGATCATCCAGCTCTCGCTCGAGATACCGGCACCGCCGTCAGAGGTCTGGACGGCCCTGACGACATCGGAGGGCTGGCGTCGTCTGGGGGTCAGTTTCGCCAGCGTCGACTTCCGGACCGGCGGGATCATCGAGACCGGCTACGCGGCCGATGCCGTCGCGGGGGCAGCGGGCAACATCCGCAACCAGATCACGGCCTATGTGCCGGGGCGCATGCTCGCCATCCGGAATGTCCAGGCTCCGCCGGGATTTCCGCACGCCGTCGAGTTCGGCGAAACAGCCACGGTGATGGAACTCGAACCCGCTGACGGCGGGCGCACCCGCATCACCCTGACGGCCACCGGCTTTGCACCGGAGCCGGCCTTTGACACGCTCTACGGCTTCTTCCTGCAGGGCAACGGGATGACGCTGGAGGCCCTGCGGAACAGTTTCGCGGCCGACTGA
- a CDS encoding aspartyl/asparaginyl beta-hydroxylase domain-containing protein has protein sequence MSEFPVPASQSVPVDAPAAVIAFLAGRWQEAREALARVDAAGAAGPAHLAMLAWSHHKLEDDRSAEVVINRALELDGQDARTLLVKGDMLSALGAKREANLYYRALVSLAESGAAVPADLAPGVARARALRDRLAAGIFDHVREELDRAGYVEGRSSARFTHALDLATGRKQAYFQQPKAFYFPELPNAQFYPREMFPWMDRVEAATDAITGELEALLEQDRGFSPYLQTVPHLPSRTDYPLVDSMDWSTSFLWKDGQATPNADRCPQTMAALADAPLCQIAARSPQIMFSQLKAGAHILSHTGFVNTRLVCHLPLITPPGCKFRVGNDVRSWEKGKAWVFDDTIEHEAINTSDRTRVVLIFDIWRPELNDEERVLVTAALEAMDAYSPTVAVWS, from the coding sequence ATGTCCGAGTTCCCAGTGCCTGCGTCCCAGTCCGTTCCCGTCGATGCTCCAGCGGCGGTCATCGCCTTCCTCGCGGGGCGCTGGCAAGAGGCCCGCGAGGCGCTGGCGCGCGTTGATGCCGCCGGCGCGGCCGGGCCCGCCCACCTCGCCATGCTGGCATGGAGCCATCACAAGCTGGAGGACGACCGGTCGGCGGAAGTCGTCATCAATCGCGCCCTGGAGCTGGACGGTCAGGATGCGAGAACCTTGCTGGTGAAGGGCGACATGCTCTCCGCCCTTGGCGCAAAGCGGGAGGCCAACCTCTACTACCGGGCGCTCGTCAGTCTCGCCGAGTCCGGTGCCGCAGTGCCGGCCGATCTCGCCCCGGGCGTCGCCCGCGCCCGCGCGCTCCGCGACCGGCTCGCCGCGGGCATCTTCGACCACGTCCGCGAGGAACTCGACCGGGCCGGCTATGTCGAGGGCCGGTCCAGCGCCCGGTTCACCCACGCCCTCGATCTCGCGACGGGCCGCAAACAGGCCTATTTCCAGCAGCCCAAGGCCTTCTATTTTCCGGAGCTCCCGAACGCGCAGTTCTATCCGCGCGAGATGTTTCCGTGGATGGACAGGGTCGAGGCGGCAACCGACGCCATCACCGGCGAACTGGAGGCCCTGCTGGAACAGGACCGCGGCTTCAGTCCCTATCTCCAGACTGTGCCACACCTCCCCAGCCGGACCGACTATCCGTTGGTCGACAGCATGGACTGGAGCACCAGCTTCCTGTGGAAGGACGGTCAGGCCACGCCGAACGCCGACCGCTGCCCACAGACGATGGCGGCCCTTGCCGACGCGCCCCTGTGCCAGATCGCTGCCCGCTCGCCGCAGATCATGTTCTCGCAGCTCAAGGCCGGGGCGCACATCCTGTCCCACACAGGCTTCGTCAACACCCGGCTCGTCTGCCACCTGCCGCTGATCACCCCGCCGGGCTGCAAATTCCGCGTGGGCAACGATGTCCGCAGCTGGGAAAAGGGCAAGGCCTGGGTATTCGACGACACCATCGAACATGAGGCGATCAACACCAGCGACCGGACGCGCGTCGTGCTGATCTTCGATATCTGGCGGCCGGAACTCAATGACGAGGAGCGGGTGCTGGTCACCGCGGCCCTTGAGGCGATGGACGCCTATTCGCCTACGGTCGCGGTCTGGTCCTGA
- a CDS encoding response regulator, with product MSHAVKIVMVEDDLGHAKLIEKNIRRANISNEIAHFADGGSAMDYLFSEEVRLNGPMLILLDLNLPDMSGTDILVRVKNDERLRRAPVVILTTTDDKQEIQRCYDLGCNVYITKPVDYESFAGAIRQLGLFLSVMQAPDIE from the coding sequence ATGAGCCACGCCGTCAAGATCGTGATGGTCGAGGATGACCTCGGTCACGCCAAGCTGATCGAAAAGAACATCCGCCGCGCCAACATCTCCAACGAGATCGCGCATTTCGCCGACGGCGGCTCGGCCATGGACTATCTGTTCAGCGAGGAGGTTCGTCTCAACGGGCCGATGCTTATCCTGCTGGACCTCAATCTGCCGGACATGTCGGGCACCGACATCCTGGTCCGGGTCAAGAATGACGAGCGGCTCCGGCGCGCGCCCGTGGTGATCCTGACCACGACGGACGACAAGCAGGAAATCCAGCGCTGCTACGACCTCGGCTGCAACGTCTACATCACCAAGCCTGTCGACTATGAAAGCTTCGCGGGCGCCATTCGCCAGCTCGGGCTGTTCCTGTCGGTCATGCAGGCTCCGGACATCGAGTGA
- a CDS encoding CsbD family protein produces MPDHDRVEGAAKNLGGNIKEAVGKVTGDEKLKAEGRAEQVEGKVQNAVGGLKDTLRDDKRN; encoded by the coding sequence ATGCCCGATCATGATCGAGTCGAAGGCGCCGCCAAAAACCTCGGCGGCAACATCAAGGAAGCCGTCGGCAAGGTGACCGGCGATGAAAAACTCAAGGCCGAAGGCCGCGCCGAGCAGGTCGAGGGCAAGGTCCAGAACGCCGTCGGCGGCCTGAAGGACACCCTGCGCGACGACAAGCGTAACTAG